From a region of the Pongo abelii isolate AG06213 chromosome 9, NHGRI_mPonAbe1-v2.0_pri, whole genome shotgun sequence genome:
- the TREH gene encoding trehalase: MPGRTWELCLLLLLGLGLRSQEALSPPCESEIYCHGELLHQVQMAKLYQDDKQFVDMPLSIAPEQVLQTFTELSRDHNHSIPREQLQVFVHEHFQAKGQELQPWTPADWKDSPQFLQKISDAKLRAWAGQLHQLWKKLGKKMKPEVLSHPERFSLIYSEHPFIVPGGRFVEFYYWDSYWVMEGLLLSEMAETVKGMLQNFLDLVKTYGHVPNGGRVYYLQRSQPPLLTLMMDCYLTHTNDTAFLQENTETLALELDFWTKNRTVSVSLEGKNYLLNHYYVPYGGPRPESYSKDAELADTLPEGDREALWAELKAGAESGWDFSSRWLIGGPNPNSLSGIRTSKLVPVDLNAFLCQAEELMSNFYSRLGNDSQATKYRILRSQRLAALNAVLWDEETGAWFDYDLENKKKNREFYPSNLTPLWAGCFSDPGVADKALKYLEDNRILTYQYGIPTSLQKTGQQWDFPNAWAPLQDLVIRGLAKAPLRRAQEVAFQLAQNWIRTNFDVYSQKSAMYEKYDVSNGGQPGGGGEYEVQEGFGWTNGVVLMLLDRYGDRLTSGAQLAFLEPHCLAAALLPSLLLSLLPQ, encoded by the exons TGAGATTTACTGCCACGGGGAGCTCCTACACCAAGTTCAAATGGCCAAGCTCTACCAGGATGACAAGCAGTTTGTGGACATGCCACTGTCTATAGCTCCAG AACAAGTCCTGCAGACCTTCACTGAGCTGTCCAGGGACCACAATCACAGCATCCCCAGGGAGCAGCTGCAGGTGTTTGTCCACGAACACTTCCAGGCCAAGGGGCAGGAGCTGCAGCCCTGGACCCCCGCAGACTGGAAAGACAG CCCCCAGTTCCTGCAGAAGATTTCAGATGCCAAACTGCGTGCCTGGGCAGGGCAGCTGCACCAGCTCTGGAAGAAGCTGGGGAAGAAG ATGAAGCCAGAGGTTCTCAGCCACCCTGAGCGGTTCTCTCTCATCTACTCAGAACATCCCTTCATTGTGCCTGGCGGTCGCTTTGTTGAGTTCTACTACTG GGACTCCTACTGGGTCATGGAGGGTCTGCTCCTCTCGGAGATGGCTGAGACAGTGAAGGGCATGCTGCAGAACTTCTTGGACCTGGTGAAAAC CTATGGGCATGTCCCCAATGGTGGGCGCGTGTACTACCTGCAGCGGAGCCAGCCCCCACTCTTGACCCTCATGATGGATTGCTACCTGACTCACACCAATGACACCGCCTTTCTACA GGAAAACACTGAGACGCTAGCCTTGGAATTGGACTTTTGGACCAAGAACAGGACTGTCTCTGTGAGCTTGGAGGGAAAGAACTACCTCCTGAATCACTATTATGTCCCTTATGGGGGACCTAG GCCTGAGTCCTACAGCAAAGATGCGGAGTTGGCTGACACCTTGCCAGAAG GAGACCGGGAGGCTCTGTGGGCTGAGCTCAAGGCTGGGGCTGAGTCTGGCTGGGACTTCTCTTCACGCTGGCTCATCGGAGGCCCAAACCCCAACTCGCTTAGCGGCATCCGAACGAGCAAACTGGTGCCTGTTGACCTGAATGCCTTCCTATGCCAAGCAGAggagctgatgagcaacttctattccaggctgg GGAACGACTCCCAGGCCACGAAGTACAGAATCCTGCGGTCGCAGCGCTTGGCCGCCCTGAACGCAGTCCTGTGGGATGAGGAGACCGGAGCCTGGTTCGACTACGACCTTGAGAACAAGAAGAAGAACCGGGAGTTTTACCCATCCAACCTCACTCCACTCTGGGCCGGGTGTTTCTCTGACCCTGGTGTGGCGGACAAGGCTCTGAAATACCTGGAG GACAACCGGATCCTGACTTACCAGTATGGGATCCCGACCTCTCTCCAGAAGACAGGCCAGCAGTGGGATTTCCCCAATGCCTGGGCCCCCCTGCAGGACCTGGTCATCAGAG GCCTGGCCAAGGCACCTTTACGTCGGGCCCAGGAAGTGGCTTTCCAGCTGGCTCAGAATTGGATCCGAACCAACTTTGATGTCTACTCGCAGAAGTCAGCCATGTATGAGAAG TATGACGTCAGCAACGGTGGACAGCCCGGTGGGGGAGGAGAATATGAAGTTCAG GAGGGCTTTGGCTGGACGAATGGTGTGGTCCTGATGCTACTGGACCGCTATGGTGACCGGCTGACCTCAGGGGCCCAGCTGGCTTTCCTGGAGCCCCACTGCCTGGCGGCCGCCCTTCTGCCCagcctcctgctcagcctcctgccaCAGTGA